The following proteins are encoded in a genomic region of Rhodoferax aquaticus:
- a CDS encoding D-amino acid dehydrogenase, protein MRTIVLGSGLLGVSSAYFLSQLGHEVTVVDRQATPAAETSFANGGQISVSHAEPWANPGAPIKLLQWLGKEDAPLLFRLRADMRQWLWGLQFLRECTPARTRHNIQQIVRLGTYSRDTLQQLRRDTGISYDQRTQGILHFYTSQKEFEAALTPAEQMRALGCERRVVSADEAVALEPALRHIRARLAGATYTAEDESGDANRFARELVKLCEAQGVKFLMSHTVTALREAGGQIDHIEATDAEGRFQRLRADAYVLAMGSVSPVLAKPLGINLPIYPAKGYSVTMPVKDAAMAHQVSLTDDEYKLVFSRLTPVAGSDGTDRLRIAGTAELNGYDRDLNRVRCEAIVRRVEALFPGAGDTTQASFWTGLRPATPSNVPLIGKSKLPNLFLNTGHGTLGWTHACGSGKSIARIVSGKAAEVDFAFTGV, encoded by the coding sequence ATGCGCACTATCGTTTTAGGCAGCGGCCTGCTGGGCGTCAGCTCGGCCTATTTTTTATCCCAACTCGGCCACGAGGTCACCGTGGTAGACCGCCAAGCCACCCCGGCGGCGGAAACCAGCTTCGCCAACGGCGGACAAATCTCGGTCAGCCACGCCGAGCCCTGGGCCAACCCGGGCGCCCCCATTAAGCTCTTGCAATGGCTGGGCAAAGAAGACGCGCCCTTGCTGTTTCGCCTGCGGGCCGACATGCGGCAGTGGCTGTGGGGCCTGCAGTTTTTGCGCGAATGCACACCGGCGCGCACACGGCACAACATCCAGCAAATCGTGCGCTTAGGCACCTACAGCCGCGACACCTTGCAGCAGTTGCGCCGCGACACCGGAATCAGCTATGACCAACGCACGCAAGGCATTTTGCACTTCTACACCTCGCAAAAAGAGTTTGAGGCCGCCCTCACCCCGGCTGAACAAATGCGCGCCTTGGGCTGCGAACGCCGCGTGGTGAGCGCGGACGAGGCCGTGGCCTTGGAGCCCGCTTTGCGCCATATTCGCGCTCGCTTGGCAGGCGCCACCTACACCGCCGAGGACGAGTCGGGCGACGCCAACCGCTTTGCCCGCGAACTGGTCAAGCTGTGCGAAGCGCAAGGCGTGAAGTTTTTGATGAGCCATACCGTCACCGCCCTGCGCGAAGCCGGCGGGCAAATTGACCACATCGAAGCCACCGATGCCGAGGGGCGCTTCCAGCGCCTGCGCGCCGACGCCTACGTACTGGCCATGGGCAGCGTGAGCCCTGTGCTCGCCAAGCCCTTGGGCATCAACTTGCCCATCTACCCGGCCAAAGGCTATTCCGTCACCATGCCGGTGAAAGACGCGGCCATGGCCCACCAAGTGAGTTTGACCGACGACGAATACAAGCTGGTGTTCTCGCGCTTAACACCTGTGGCCGGCAGCGACGGCACCGACCGCCTGCGCATTGCTGGCACCGCCGAGCTCAATGGCTATGACCGTGACCTGAACCGCGTGCGCTGCGAGGCCATCGTGCGCCGCGTGGAAGCGCTGTTCCCGGGTGCTGGTGACACCACCCAAGCCAGCTTCTGGACCGGCTTGCGCCCCGCGACCCCGAGCAATGTGCCCCTCATCGGCAAGAGCAAGTTGCCCAACCTGTTCTTGAACACGGGCCACGGCACGCTAGGCTGGACCCATGCCTGCGGCTCTGGCAAGTCGATTGCACGCATTGTGAGTGGCAAGGCGGCTGAGGTGGACTTTGCCTTTACGGGCGTCTAA
- a CDS encoding GNAT family N-acetyltransferase, with product MPDPFLIQPKRADDTDAVQALFALCVSTAQWLPDASRAKTTFADVSEGETIWLARAASSHDASQALLAFVSVQTETPYIHHLYVHPTARGQGLGGALLESLQSWLPSPWHLKCVRANHAAMAFYQAQGWIEVGTGASDDGAYVLLQWTPQETRP from the coding sequence TTGCCAGACCCCTTCCTGATTCAGCCCAAACGCGCCGATGACACTGACGCCGTGCAAGCATTGTTTGCGCTGTGTGTGTCGACTGCCCAGTGGCTGCCCGACGCTTCACGGGCCAAAACTACATTCGCCGATGTGTCTGAAGGCGAAACCATTTGGCTTGCGCGTGCTGCAAGCTCCCACGATGCCTCCCAAGCACTTTTAGCTTTTGTATCCGTGCAAACCGAGACGCCCTACATTCACCACCTGTATGTGCATCCCACGGCCCGTGGACAAGGCCTTGGGGGTGCTTTGCTGGAATCCTTGCAAAGCTGGCTACCCAGCCCTTGGCACTTGAAATGCGTGCGCGCCAACCACGCGGCTATGGCGTTTTACCAAGCGCAGGGTTGGATCGAAGTTGGCACAGGCGCCAGTGACGACGGCGCCTACGTATTGCTGCAATGGACCCCACAAGAGACTAGGCCATGA
- a CDS encoding SIS domain-containing protein, translating into MKSHIESSLREAQSALDNLLSNPAGLASIEAAAALLIRTFEAKGRVFSCGNGGSMCDAMHFAEELTGRYRRDRAALAATAISDAGHLTCVGNDHGYEQVFSRYLEAHGRPGDCLLALSTSGTSKNIVRAAQAARAAGMEVIILSGKANTPLEPLSTVYVNTPGGKFADRVQELHIKVLHILIEMIERHFFPENYADDVAA; encoded by the coding sequence TTGAAATCACACATCGAATCCAGCCTGCGTGAGGCGCAGTCTGCACTGGACAACCTGCTCAGCAACCCCGCCGGTTTGGCCTCCATCGAAGCGGCCGCAGCCCTGCTCATTCGAACGTTTGAAGCCAAAGGCCGCGTCTTCTCATGCGGCAACGGTGGCTCTATGTGTGACGCCATGCACTTTGCCGAAGAGCTTACGGGCCGCTACCGCCGCGACCGTGCGGCCCTCGCCGCCACCGCCATCAGCGATGCTGGCCATTTGACCTGCGTGGGTAACGACCATGGCTACGAGCAAGTGTTTTCGCGCTACCTTGAAGCACACGGCCGCCCCGGTGACTGCCTGTTGGCGCTAAGCACCAGTGGCACCAGCAAAAACATTGTGCGTGCCGCCCAAGCCGCGCGCGCGGCCGGCATGGAAGTCATCATCCTGAGCGGCAAGGCCAACACGCCGCTGGAGCCGCTGAGCACCGTGTATGTCAACACCCCGGGCGGCAAGTTTGCCGACCGCGTGCAAGAACTGCACATCAAGGTGCTGCACATCTTGATTGAGATGATCGAGCGCCACTTCTTCCCCGAGAACTACGCCGACGACGTTGCCGCCTGA
- the pnp gene encoding polyribonucleotide nucleotidyltransferase, with product MSIFNKVSKTFQWGQHTVTMETGEIARQSTGAVLLDMDGTVVLATVVAKTEGKPGQDFFPLTVDYLEKSYAAGKIPGSFFKREGRPSEFETLTSRLIDRPIRPLFPEGFFNEVHVVVHTVSLNPEVDADIAAMIAVSAALSVSGVPFNGPIGAARVGYVNGEYVLNPGQTARKNSIMDLVVAGTESAVLMVESEAAQLSEEIMLGAVVFGHEQGNIAINAIHELVRDAGKPVWDWKAPAKDEALIAKIDALAKDKLVAAYQIRNKQARTQACRAAYSEVMAALKADGAAFDSVAVEGLLFDIEAKIVRSQILAGEPRIDGRDTRTVRAIEIRNGVLPRTHGSALFTRGETQALVIATLGTERDAQRIDALSGEYDDRFMLHYNMPPFATGETGRVGTPKRREIGHGRLAKRALVAVLPTKEEFPYSIRVVSEITESNGSSSMASVCGGCLSMMDAGVPLKAHVAGIAMGLIKEDNRFAVLTDILGDEDHLGDMDFKVAGTTNGITALQMDIKIQGITKEIMQVALAQAKEARMHILGKMQEAMAEAKTEVSNFAPRLFTMKINPEKIRDVIGKGGSVIRALTEETGTQINIDEDGTITIASSDPVKAEEAKRRIEQITAEVEIGKVYEGPIVKLLDFGALVNLLPGKDGLLHISQIAHERVEKVTDYLSEGQIVKVKVMETDEKGRIKLSMKALIERPTSAADHA from the coding sequence ATGTCAATTTTCAACAAAGTAAGCAAGACTTTTCAATGGGGCCAACACACGGTCACCATGGAAACCGGCGAAATCGCTCGCCAATCCACCGGCGCTGTGCTGTTGGACATGGATGGCACCGTGGTGCTGGCCACTGTGGTCGCTAAAACCGAAGGTAAACCTGGCCAAGACTTCTTCCCACTGACCGTGGACTACTTGGAAAAGTCCTACGCTGCGGGCAAGATCCCTGGTAGCTTTTTCAAGCGCGAAGGCCGCCCCAGCGAATTCGAAACGCTGACTAGCCGTCTGATCGACCGCCCCATCCGCCCCCTGTTCCCTGAAGGCTTTTTCAACGAAGTGCACGTGGTGGTGCACACCGTGTCGTTGAACCCTGAAGTGGATGCTGATATCGCAGCCATGATCGCGGTGAGCGCGGCTTTGTCTGTGTCTGGCGTCCCATTCAACGGCCCCATCGGCGCGGCCCGCGTGGGTTATGTCAACGGCGAATACGTCTTGAACCCCGGCCAAACCGCCCGCAAGAACTCCATCATGGACTTGGTGGTGGCTGGTACTGAATCTGCCGTGTTGATGGTGGAATCTGAAGCGGCTCAACTGTCCGAAGAAATCATGTTGGGTGCTGTGGTGTTTGGTCACGAGCAAGGCAACATTGCCATCAACGCCATCCACGAGTTGGTGCGCGACGCCGGTAAGCCTGTTTGGGACTGGAAAGCACCTGCCAAGGACGAAGCCTTGATCGCCAAGATCGACGCTTTGGCCAAAGACAAGCTGGTTGCGGCCTACCAAATTCGTAACAAGCAAGCCCGCACCCAAGCATGCCGTGCTGCGTACTCCGAAGTCATGGCCGCTTTGAAGGCGGACGGCGCTGCGTTTGACTCCGTAGCTGTTGAAGGTTTGTTGTTTGATATCGAAGCGAAGATTGTTCGCAGCCAAATTTTGGCAGGTGAGCCCCGCATCGACGGCCGTGACACACGCACTGTGCGCGCGATTGAAATTCGCAACGGCGTGCTGCCCCGCACCCATGGCTCCGCTTTGTTTACCCGCGGCGAAACTCAAGCTTTGGTGATCGCTACGTTGGGCACCGAGCGTGATGCCCAACGCATTGACGCTTTGTCCGGTGAGTACGATGACCGCTTCATGTTGCACTACAACATGCCTCCCTTTGCCACTGGCGAAACTGGTCGCGTAGGTACCCCTAAGCGTCGCGAAATCGGTCACGGCCGTTTGGCTAAGCGTGCTCTGGTGGCAGTGCTGCCAACGAAAGAAGAGTTTCCTTACTCTATCCGCGTGGTGTCTGAAATTACAGAGTCCAACGGTTCGTCTTCTATGGCGTCGGTGTGCGGTGGCTGCTTGTCCATGATGGATGCTGGCGTTCCTTTGAAGGCGCACGTCGCTGGTATCGCCATGGGCTTGATCAAGGAAGACAACCGCTTTGCGGTGTTGACCGACATCTTGGGTGATGAAGATCACTTGGGTGATATGGACTTTAAGGTGGCGGGTACCACCAACGGTATCACTGCGTTGCAAATGGATATCAAGATCCAAGGTATCACCAAAGAAATCATGCAAGTGGCGTTGGCGCAGGCCAAGGAAGCGCGCATGCACATCTTGGGCAAGATGCAAGAAGCGATGGCTGAAGCTAAGACCGAAGTCTCCAACTTCGCGCCTCGCTTGTTCACCATGAAGATCAACCCAGAAAAGATCCGTGACGTCATCGGTAAGGGTGGTTCTGTCATTCGTGCATTGACCGAAGAGACGGGTACCCAAATCAATATCGATGAAGACGGCACGATCACGATCGCATCCTCCGACCCTGTGAAGGCTGAAGAGGCTAAGCGTCGTATCGAGCAGATCACTGCAGAAGTTGAAATCGGTAAGGTTTACGAAGGCCCCATCGTGAAGTTGTTGGACTTCGGTGCTTTGGTGAATTTGTTGCCTGGTAAAGACGGTTTGCTGCACATCAGCCAAATCGCCCATGAGCGCGTGGAAAAGGTCACTGACTACTTGTCCGAAGGCCAAATCGTGAAGGTCAAGGTCATGGAGACCGACGAAAAGGGACGCATCAAGCTGTCTATGAAGGCACTGATTGAGCGCCCGACATCTGCCGCTGATCACGCGTAA
- a CDS encoding GNAT family N-acetyltransferase, which yields MTDSTLQSPLSDADIASIERATLDAVAPASVEAINGWLLPFDPSTIGRAKSAVPLRHHSLRAQDVATISARYQAHGMTPGFRVVDVAGLADVCAALASQGLAPQQPTLTQVGSVSSLRTFCQGTPAIVSQQPTAEWASVYTAPGFDPVDGAFRVQALSRSATVVYACVVEDGQAVAAGTASLSQGWASVHGMRTVVGQRGRGLAGRVLAGLAQAALAQGLERVFLQVEEDNAGAIALYRKAGFHTAWRYHYWR from the coding sequence ATGACAGACTCCACCCTCCAGTCGCCCCTGAGCGATGCCGACATTGCCAGCATTGAGCGCGCCACGCTAGACGCCGTAGCCCCCGCTTCGGTAGAGGCCATTAACGGCTGGCTACTGCCCTTTGATCCCTCCACGATTGGCCGGGCCAAAAGTGCGGTGCCCTTGCGCCACCACAGCCTGCGTGCGCAAGACGTAGCGACCATCAGTGCCCGCTACCAAGCGCATGGCATGACCCCGGGCTTTCGCGTGGTCGATGTCGCCGGGCTGGCGGATGTGTGCGCGGCCCTGGCCAGCCAAGGCTTGGCGCCACAACAACCCACATTGACCCAAGTGGGCAGCGTGAGCAGCCTGCGCACGTTTTGCCAAGGCACACCGGCGATCGTGAGCCAGCAGCCCACCGCGGAATGGGCCAGCGTTTACACCGCGCCAGGGTTTGACCCTGTGGATGGCGCCTTTCGCGTGCAGGCGTTGAGCCGCAGCGCCACGGTGGTGTATGCCTGTGTGGTCGAAGACGGCCAAGCTGTGGCCGCAGGCACTGCATCACTGAGTCAAGGGTGGGCCAGCGTCCATGGCATGCGCACGGTGGTGGGCCAGCGCGGGCGGGGTTTGGCGGGGCGCGTTTTGGCGGGTTTGGCGCAGGCGGCGCTTGCCCAAGGTCTAGAGCGTGTGTTCTTGCAAGTGGAAGAAGACAACGCGGGCGCCATTGCGCTGTACCGCAAGGCGGGCTTTCACACCGCTTGGCGCTACCACTACTGGCGTTAG
- the tsaD gene encoding tRNA (adenosine(37)-N6)-threonylcarbamoyltransferase complex transferase subunit TsaD has product MLVLGFESSCDETGVAMVQTREHGVPTLLSHALFSQIEMHQAYGGVVPELASRDHIRRVLPLTQEVLEASGRSLAEVDVVAYTRGPGLAGALLVGAGVACAMAAALGKPVLGVHHLEGHLLSPFLSEDPPEFPFVALLVSGGHTQLMRVDGVGRYEMLGESIDDAAGEAFDKSAKLMGLAYPGGPLLARMAEEGDPKAYALPRPLLHSGNLDFSFAGLKTAVLVQSQKIMAAADVAQFEDLPHGVRCDLAASTQAAIVEVLVKKSLTALKQTGMSRLVVAGGVGANRNLRAQLNAECAKRKVRVHYPEMHLCTDNGAMIAMAAAMRLQSGLQAATTHYAFDVKPRWPLDMI; this is encoded by the coding sequence ATGCTGGTTTTGGGTTTTGAGTCGTCCTGTGATGAAACAGGGGTTGCCATGGTGCAAACGCGCGAGCACGGTGTGCCCACCTTGTTGTCGCACGCGCTGTTTAGCCAAATTGAGATGCACCAAGCCTATGGCGGTGTGGTGCCTGAGTTGGCCAGCCGCGACCATATTCGGCGCGTGCTGCCTTTGACGCAAGAGGTTTTGGAGGCGTCTGGTCGCAGCTTGGCGGAAGTGGATGTGGTGGCCTACACCCGTGGCCCGGGTTTGGCGGGTGCCTTGTTGGTGGGCGCGGGCGTGGCCTGTGCCATGGCCGCGGCGTTGGGCAAACCGGTGTTAGGCGTGCACCATTTGGAAGGGCATTTGCTCTCGCCCTTTTTGAGTGAAGACCCGCCGGAGTTTCCCTTTGTGGCGCTGCTGGTCTCTGGAGGCCACACGCAGCTTATGCGGGTCGATGGGGTGGGGCGCTACGAGATGCTGGGTGAGTCGATTGACGACGCCGCCGGCGAGGCATTTGACAAGTCTGCCAAGCTCATGGGCCTGGCCTACCCCGGTGGCCCCTTGCTGGCGCGCATGGCCGAAGAGGGCGACCCTAAGGCCTACGCCTTGCCAAGGCCTTTGTTGCACAGTGGTAATTTAGATTTTTCATTCGCCGGTTTGAAAACGGCGGTGCTGGTGCAGTCACAAAAGATCATGGCGGCTGCTGATGTGGCGCAGTTTGAAGACTTGCCGCATGGCGTGCGCTGCGACTTGGCGGCGTCTACCCAAGCGGCGATTGTCGAGGTCTTGGTGAAGAAGTCGCTAACGGCTTTGAAGCAAACCGGTATGTCCCGGTTGGTAGTGGCCGGTGGTGTGGGCGCTAACCGCAATTTACGTGCCCAACTCAATGCCGAGTGCGCCAAGCGCAAGGTGCGTGTGCATTACCCAGAGATGCATCTGTGCACGGACAACGGCGCCATGATCGCCATGGCAGCTGCCATGCGCCTGCAAAGCGGCTTGCAAGCGGCGACCACGCACTATGCCTTTGACGTCAAGCCGCGTTGGCCTTTGGACATGATTTAG
- a CDS encoding SRPBCC family protein, translating into MQPVYQANAQLDLTFTRLVDVPRALIWRAWTEPALLMPWFCPLPWKTIDCEIDLRPGGLFRTTMQSPEGAEFPNVGCYLDIVPQEKLVWTNALLPGFRPSQPAATSGSDEVNFLFTAMVELADAEQGTRYTATVIHADEAGCKQHAAMGFEAGWGAALDQLVAMVQRGF; encoded by the coding sequence ATGCAGCCTGTGTACCAAGCCAATGCCCAACTGGACCTGACGTTTACGCGCCTGGTGGATGTGCCACGCGCACTGATCTGGCGTGCGTGGACTGAGCCTGCGTTGTTGATGCCTTGGTTTTGCCCTCTGCCCTGGAAGACCATCGATTGCGAAATCGACCTGCGCCCCGGTGGCCTTTTTCGCACCACCATGCAGTCACCCGAAGGGGCAGAGTTTCCCAATGTTGGCTGCTACCTAGACATCGTCCCCCAAGAAAAGCTGGTGTGGACCAACGCCTTGCTGCCCGGCTTTCGCCCCAGCCAACCGGCCGCCACCAGCGGCTCTGACGAGGTGAACTTCTTGTTCACCGCCATGGTGGAACTGGCTGACGCCGAACAAGGCACCCGCTACACCGCCACCGTCATCCACGCCGACGAAGCAGGTTGCAAGCAACACGCCGCCATGGGTTTCGAAGCCGGATGGGGCGCGGCACTTGACCAGTTGGTGGCCATGGTGCAGCGGGGGTTTTGA
- the gloA2 gene encoding SMU1112c/YaeR family gloxylase I-like metalloprotein yields MKLLAIHHAAIICSDYARSKHFYTQVLGLQVLAENYRAQRQSYKLDLALPDGSQVELFSFANPPARPSYPEACGLRHLAFQVADVAASKAELEAQGIAVEPVRVDEFTGKRFVFFADPDGLPLELYEV; encoded by the coding sequence ATGAAACTACTAGCCATTCACCACGCTGCCATCATTTGCTCAGACTATGCGCGCTCCAAGCACTTTTACACACAAGTGCTGGGTTTGCAGGTGCTCGCTGAAAACTACCGCGCGCAGCGCCAGTCTTACAAGCTGGACTTGGCCCTGCCCGATGGCTCGCAGGTAGAGCTTTTCTCATTTGCCAACCCACCCGCACGCCCCTCCTACCCCGAAGCCTGTGGCCTGCGCCACCTGGCCTTTCAAGTAGCCGATGTCGCCGCTAGCAAAGCAGAGCTGGAAGCCCAAGGCATTGCGGTCGAGCCGGTGCGGGTGGACGAATTCACCGGCAAGCGCTTTGTGTTTTTTGCCGACCCCGACGGCTTGCCGCTTGAGCTGTACGAGGTTTAG
- the rsmH gene encoding 16S rRNA (cytosine(1402)-N(4))-methyltransferase RsmH yields MTDTDPPHKRRVRYAGTHPRQFEDKYKELDPTRHAAEVDKVMQRGQTPAGMHRSICVDEILGILNPQPGETGLDATLGFGGHTQSLMPRVLPGGRMFGMDVDPIELPRTTLRLRALGFDEAVLVLTRANFSALETLLPQAGGGFDFVLADLGVSSMQIDNPARGFSFRADGPLDLRLDPSSGQSASELLQTVTRQRLRDLLTDNADEPFTLVLAAALQGQYVETTFQLAELVRTTVDKALKANMPAEERAAEIKKALQRTFQALRIEVNNEFGVLDQLLAALPGCLKPGGRVAILSFHSGEDRRVKKAFQTGERNGTYASVAQDLIRASFDERRANPRSTSAKLRWAVRA; encoded by the coding sequence ATGACCGACACCGATCCTCCCCACAAGCGCCGCGTGCGCTACGCAGGCACCCACCCCCGCCAATTTGAGGACAAATACAAAGAGCTAGACCCCACTCGTCATGCGGCCGAAGTGGACAAGGTCATGCAGCGGGGGCAAACGCCCGCCGGCATGCACCGCTCCATTTGTGTGGACGAGATTCTGGGCATCTTGAATCCGCAGCCAGGTGAGACCGGGCTTGATGCCACGCTAGGTTTTGGTGGCCACACCCAAAGCCTGATGCCCCGCGTGTTGCCCGGCGGGCGCATGTTTGGCATGGATGTAGACCCCATTGAGTTGCCACGCACCACACTGCGCTTGCGTGCTTTGGGCTTTGATGAGGCGGTGTTGGTGCTGACCCGGGCCAACTTCAGTGCGCTGGAGACCTTGCTACCCCAAGCGGGTGGCGGCTTTGATTTTGTGCTGGCGGATTTGGGTGTGTCGTCCATGCAAATTGACAACCCGGCGCGGGGCTTTAGCTTTCGGGCCGATGGCCCGCTGGACCTGCGTTTGGACCCCAGCAGCGGCCAGTCGGCCAGCGAGTTGCTGCAAACCGTGACCCGCCAGCGCTTGCGCGACCTGCTCACCGACAACGCCGATGAACCCTTTACCTTGGTGCTGGCTGCTGCCTTGCAAGGGCAGTATGTGGAAACCACTTTTCAGCTGGCTGAGTTGGTGCGCACCACGGTCGACAAAGCGCTCAAAGCCAATATGCCTGCCGAAGAGCGTGCGGCGGAAATCAAGAAGGCGCTGCAGCGCACCTTCCAAGCCCTGCGCATTGAGGTGAACAATGAGTTTGGCGTGCTGGACCAGCTCTTGGCGGCGCTACCGGGCTGCCTCAAACCCGGTGGGCGGGTGGCGATTTTGAGCTTTCACTCCGGCGAGGACCGCCGGGTGAAGAAGGCATTTCAGACCGGTGAGCGCAATGGTACCTACGCCAGCGTGGCGCAAGACCTGATTCGCGCCTCGTTTGACGAGCGCCGCGCCAATCCACGCTCTACCTCGGCCAAGCTGCGCTGGGCGGTGCGGGCGTGA
- the rpsO gene encoding 30S ribosomal protein S15, producing MIASSIKAAVVKDNARQAGDTGSPEVQVALLTARINELTPHFKTHAKDHHGRRGLLRMVSRRRKLLDYLNSKDHDRYAALISKLGLRK from the coding sequence ATGATTGCTTCTAGCATTAAAGCCGCTGTCGTCAAAGACAACGCACGCCAAGCCGGCGACACAGGTAGCCCAGAAGTGCAAGTTGCACTGTTGACTGCCCGTATCAACGAACTCACCCCCCACTTCAAGACCCACGCCAAAGACCACCACGGTCGCCGCGGTCTGTTGCGCATGGTGAGCCGCCGCCGTAAGTTGTTGGACTACTTGAACTCCAAAGACCACGATCGTTATGCTGCCTTGATTTCCAAGCTTGGCCTGCGCAAGTAA
- a CDS encoding Hsp20/alpha crystallin family protein, with protein MFFAATQSPFQANTRRYVNSAAGRFLDDALFAARQQGCAYTQDETSFTLSLDVPGIAKDQLTISIEDAVVRISTKEGASRRYRAAYELPQDIDSALSEAKLDNGVLTLKLAKKVPVNTATELSIQ; from the coding sequence ATGTTTTTCGCAGCAACCCAATCCCCATTTCAAGCTAACACACGCCGTTACGTCAACTCGGCCGCGGGCCGTTTCTTGGACGATGCACTCTTTGCTGCTCGCCAACAAGGATGCGCCTACACCCAAGACGAAACCTCATTCACATTGAGCTTGGACGTACCCGGAATCGCCAAGGACCAACTCACGATTTCGATTGAAGACGCAGTGGTGCGCATCAGCACCAAAGAAGGTGCAAGCCGACGCTACCGCGCAGCGTATGAGTTGCCCCAAGACATTGACAGCGCCTTGAGCGAAGCCAAGCTGGACAATGGCGTGCTGACCTTGAAGCTGGCGAAAAAAGTACCGGTGAACACCGCTACCGAACTCAGCATCCAGTAA
- a CDS encoding PaaI family thioesterase, whose amino-acid sequence MHPMNTPDRFNALGAGHLPGHLGITITQVNGTEVCAELPVKPELMAPNGFLHAGTVVTLADTCAGYGCIAKLPPEATGFTTIELKSNHLGTARDGTLTCRATAAHIGRTTQVWDAVVTHKETGKTLALFRCTQMVLYPK is encoded by the coding sequence ATGCACCCCATGAACACTCCAGACCGCTTCAACGCCTTAGGCGCAGGCCATTTGCCCGGCCACCTCGGCATCACCATCACCCAGGTCAACGGCACCGAAGTGTGTGCAGAGCTCCCGGTCAAGCCCGAGCTGATGGCACCCAATGGTTTTTTGCACGCTGGCACCGTGGTCACGTTGGCAGACACCTGCGCGGGCTACGGCTGTATCGCCAAACTTCCGCCTGAGGCCACAGGCTTTACCACCATAGAGCTCAAGTCCAACCACTTGGGCACCGCGCGTGACGGCACCCTCACCTGCCGCGCCACCGCCGCCCATATCGGGCGCACCACGCAGGTGTGGGACGCTGTGGTAACCCACAAAGAAACTGGCAAAACGCTGGCCCTGTTTCGCTGTACGCAAATGGTGCTCTACCCCAAATAG
- a CDS encoding GNAT family N-acetyltransferase: MQLSLRPPCPSDYITLATWIPDAASCLRWAGPKVSFPFEADRLAELLYVDQSVSYCLAHSDDVPLAFAQHWVIAPGAVHLGRILVDPHRRGQGLGRMLCTQLIAAALAHTQANSATLRVYADNLGAQQLYQSLGFVREAVQSTQELDFMRLPADVWRSAQRANHSNPQPM; this comes from the coding sequence ATGCAACTCAGCCTGCGCCCACCCTGCCCTTCGGACTACATCACCCTCGCCACGTGGATCCCTGATGCCGCCAGCTGCCTGCGCTGGGCGGGACCCAAAGTGTCGTTTCCGTTTGAGGCAGACCGGCTGGCTGAGTTGCTGTACGTCGATCAAAGCGTTAGCTACTGTTTGGCACATAGCGATGACGTTCCCTTAGCGTTTGCGCAGCATTGGGTGATAGCGCCGGGCGCTGTGCATCTGGGGCGCATCTTGGTGGACCCACACAGGCGCGGCCAAGGACTGGGGCGCATGTTGTGCACTCAACTCATAGCGGCAGCGCTTGCACATACCCAAGCGAACAGCGCGACACTGCGGGTGTACGCCGACAACTTAGGCGCACAGCAGCTCTACCAAAGCTTGGGCTTTGTGCGTGAAGCGGTGCAGTCGACCCAAGAGCTTGACTTCATGCGCCTACCAGCGGACGTGTGGCGCAGCGCGCAACGCGCAAACCATTCGAACCCTCAACCCATGTGA